In Mytilus edulis chromosome 13, xbMytEdul2.2, whole genome shotgun sequence, a single window of DNA contains:
- the LOC139499931 gene encoding dnaJ homolog subfamily C member 28-like codes for MLQNRIHILHQHVHLLPQKNTLSRSNISTYQRSCRCSKRRTSVNVMSTFTFCCNRLISTALVARSLSCCDKFTLNKMINVSRVNSRGSHVILSYFSMSGSGQKEANLRGKNKLHQNFSSVLCLKRKVFVCGQHFISTSSINCQIGYKLKNNVKDCYSLFNLSPDCTEEELREAYLRLAKQYHPDSGTSTACPRKFSQIQDAYKAIRANMRADLQMPVDMVEEQEEGIFDFPHTLPQHRQYLGNEGIGFGNPTQRQTQYDKYKVQRASEVVTEFRMSKNVLQTETSALAVNKKQAKKSKISNTIERIVQDLIQESMSKGEFDNLPGKGKPLDYTERNPLVDTTTHNINKILINNGYAPQWITLEKEIREDITSIRRRLAIEKKNMNSLTSSSSLDKKWRHHVKVFENSILELNEKIMKFNMIVPVNLLQKQKIPYNVKREIQRVSERYEEYVPPNSHVMSPDISSEMDSYIAERDSESIEWKGTWTFIKETFKSLKS; via the exons ATGTTACAAAACAGGATACACATATTACATCAACATGTTCATTTATTACCACAGAAAAATACATTATCCCGCTCAAACATCAGCACATATCAACGATCTTGTCGCTGTAGTAAAAGACGGACTTCAGTCAATGTGATGTCTACATTTACATTTTGTTGTAACAGGCTTATTTCAACTGCTCTGGTAGCAAGGTCTTTAAGTTGTTGTGATAAATTTAccttaaacaaaatgataaatgtatCTAGGGTTAATAGCAGAGGATCACATGTCATTTTATCCTACTTCTCCATGTCAGGTTCAGGACAGAAAGAAGCAAATTTGAGAGGAAAAAACAAATTGCATCAGaatttttcttcagttttatgCTTGAAAAGAAAGGTATTTGTCTGTGGACAACACTTCATTTCCACCAGTAGTATTAATTGTCAGATTGGTTATAAGCTAAAAAACAATGTCAAAGACTGTTATTCATTATTTAACCTGTCACCTGACTGTACGGAGGAGGAGTTACGAGAGGCCTATCTACGACTGGCTAAACAGTATCATCCAGACAGTGGGACATCAACAGCATGTCCTCGCAAGTTCTCACAGATTCAGGATGCTTATAAAGCCATAAGG GCAAATATGAGAGCTGATCTACAGATGCCAGTTGACATGGTTGAAGAGCAGGAAGAGGGTATATTTGACTTTCCACACACACTACCTCAGCATAGACAATACCTTGGTAATGAG GGTATAGGATTTGGTAACCCTACCCAGAGACAGACCCAATATGACAAATATAAAGTACAAAGAGCTTCAGAAGTTGTGACAGAGTTCAGAATGAGTAAAAATGTCTTGCAAACAGAAACATCAGCATTAGCAGTTAATAAGAAGCAAGCCAAGAAAAGTAAAATAAG taacaCTATAGAGAGAATAGTACAAGACTTGATACAAGAGTCGATGAGTAAAGGAGAGTTTGACAATCTGCCAGGTAAAGGGAAGCCACTGGACTATACTGAGAGAAATCCCTTGGTCGACACCACAACTCATAATATAAATAAGATACTGATCAACAATGGATATGCACCACAATGGATAACATTAGAAAAAGAAATAAG GGAGGACATTACAAGTATAAGACGGAGATTGGcgattgaaaaaaagaatatgaatAGTCTTACATCATCTTCTTCACTAGACAAGAAGTGGAGGCATCACGTAAAAGTGTTTGAAAATTCAATTTTAGaactaaatgaaaaaataatgaagttcaaTATGATAGTGCCTGTTAACCTTTTACAAAAACAGAAAATACCTTACAATGTTAAAAGAGAAATTCAGAGGGTTTCCGAAAGGTATGAGGAATACGTTCCACCCAACAGTCATGTGATGTCTCCAGATATATCATCAGAAATGGACAGTTATATTGCAGAGAGGGATAGTGAGAGTATAGAATGGAAAGGAACATGGACATTTATTAAAGAGACATTCaaatctttaaaatcataa
- the LOC139499929 gene encoding dnaJ homolog subfamily C member 11-like, whose translation MAAFMEEDGLASEDLYAVLNVERKASTDEINTAFRRYSKIFHPDKHLDDKKKKHAENMFNKIKKAHEVLTDPNKRPVYDQFGMKGLEIEGMELISKSKSAAEIIAELAKQEEERKLQQMTNPRGQVVIELNASDLFYNEEYKEYSSGLSGLEVSSMSLVQTVECPLTRRDTVRLGGNVTAQNGNGQGMFTTVWRRVWSAKGWNEFQVSVGNGFRGGLQAFYQINRRCFCVGSVSILAVPNGIKPGLSTVIAWQLDKNLQGKMLFNASMSSSSVKTLLIFEHQPYTAKLSLQLGVQMGIPANFIQAALSRKFTSHDAEVRVAGKLGTIESYIEYGIQKKISQFSWIGAKMMIGVPFGVYVQIRLVRGQQTFVFPVKLSEHIMPNVIFYGTFFPMVVYFAVRKLVVTPYLKEQEEEELEKRKKDHAETFAQQKEEAESAVDLMMGTVERIIETEENKSGLIITKAVYGRLLSEGELSEDECINVTIPLQCLVKDSRLQLPESKSKADIPGFYDPCPGVAKSLYIQYRFRDQLHETTVPDEEPIRLPLQSHLISEDSGGV comes from the exons ATGGCAGCGTTCATGGAAGAAGATGGTCTTGCATCTGAAGATTTATATGCTGTTTTAAACGTCGAGCGAAAG gCTAGCACAGATGAAATCAATACAGCGTTTCGTAGATACAGTAAAATCTTCCACCCAGACAAACatttagatgataaaaaaaagaagcatGCAGAAAACATGTTCAATAAAATCAAGAAAGCTCATGAAG ttttaactGACCCAAACAAAAGACCAGTGTATGACCAATTTGGAATGAAAGGTTTAGAAATAGAAGGCATGGAG ttaatatcaaaatcaaagtcAGCAGCTGAAATAATTGCAGAGTTAGCAAAACAAGAGGAGGAAAGAAAGTTACAACAGATGACTAATCCAAGG gGTCAAGTAGTAATAGAACTCAATGCCtctgatttattttataatgaagaatataaagaatacag TTCTGGTTTAAGTGGTTTAGAGGTCAGTAGTATGAGTTTAGTACAGACTGTGGAATGTCCTCTTACAAGACGAGATACTGTCAGACTTGGTGGGAATGTGACGGCACAGAATGGAAACGGGCAGGGGATGTTTACAACAGTATGGAGGAGGGTGTGGTCAGCTAAAGGTTGGAACGAG TTTCAAGTGTCCGTTGGTAATGGTTTTAGAGGAGGACTACAGGCTTTTTATCAAATCAACAGAAGATG CTTTTGTGTAGGGTCAGTATCAATTTTAGCAGTACCAAATGGAATAAAACCAGGATTATCGACAG tgaTTGCGTGGCAACTGGACAAAAATTTACAAGGAAAAATGCTTTTCAATGCCAGTATGTCGTCCTCCTCAGTGAAAACTTTGCTTATATTTGAACATCAACCTTATACAGCTAAATTATCATTACAG TTAGGTGTACAGATGGGGATACCAGCTAATTTCATCCAGGCTGCTTTGTCAAGAAAATTTACATCACATGACGCTGAGGTTCGTGTAGCAGGAAA gCTTGGTACAATAGAAAGCTATATTGAATATGGTATTCAGAAAAAGATCTCACAGTTCAGCTGGATTGGTGCTAAAATGATGATAGGGGTTCCATTTGGGGTATATGTGCAAATTAg ACTAGTTAGAGGACAACAGACTTTTGTTTTTCCAGTGAAATTGTCAGAACACATAATGCCCAATGTTATATTCTATGGAACATTTTTCCCTATGGTTGTGTATTTTGCTGTGCGTAAACTTGTTGTGACACCCTACCTCAAAGAACAGGAAGAAGA AGAATTGGAGAAGAGGAAGAAAGACCATGCAGAGACATTTGCCCAACAGAAAGAAGAGGCTGAATCGGCT GTAGATCTGATGATGGGAACAGTGGAGAGAATTATAGAAACAGAGGAAAATAAAAGTGGTCTAATTATAACAAAAGCTGTTTATGGTAGACTTCTATCAGAAGG GGAGTTATCTGAAGATGAATGTATAAATGTGACCATTCCTTTACAATGTCTAGTCAAGGACTCAAGATTGCAGCTACCAGAAAGTAAATCTAag GCTGATATCCCAGGATTTTATGATCCTTGTCCAGGTGTTGCCAAATCACTTTATATACAATACAGATTTAGAGACCAACTTCATGAAACAACAGTACCAGATGAAGAACCAATCAGATTACCTTTACAAA gtcATTTAATAAGTGAAGATTCTGGTGGTGTATGA